A stretch of Amycolatopsis balhimycina FH 1894 DNA encodes these proteins:
- a CDS encoding DUF4097 family beta strand repeat-containing protein, which produces MPFFATPEPITATLDFSVADVRIVAGDRAETTVEVEPADPGDTEDVKAAAKTRVEFTDGELLVKGPKYTHKLWGKGGALHVVVELPAGSRLKGTSAMGDFRVSGRIGDSRLKTSMGNIDVGETGRIEASTAMGDVTVDRATGHAEVGTGSGDVRIREIDGTAVLKNSNGETRVGEVTGDLRVSTANGDILVDVAHTGVDAKTAAGDIRIGQVVRDAVVLETAVGEIEVGIREGSAAWLVLNTVTGTVHNTLTAADGPGGTDETVEVRARSTTGDIVIRRA; this is translated from the coding sequence ATGCCATTTTTCGCCACCCCCGAGCCGATCACGGCCACTCTCGACTTCAGCGTCGCCGACGTCCGGATCGTCGCCGGCGACCGCGCCGAAACCACCGTCGAGGTCGAGCCGGCCGACCCGGGCGACACCGAGGACGTCAAAGCCGCCGCCAAGACCCGCGTCGAGTTCACCGACGGCGAACTGCTGGTCAAGGGCCCGAAGTACACCCACAAGCTGTGGGGCAAGGGCGGCGCGCTGCACGTCGTGGTCGAGCTGCCCGCCGGTTCGCGGCTCAAGGGCACCTCCGCGATGGGCGACTTCCGCGTCAGCGGCCGCATCGGCGACAGCCGCCTCAAGACGTCCATGGGCAACATCGACGTCGGCGAGACCGGCCGGATCGAGGCGAGCACGGCGATGGGCGACGTCACCGTCGACCGGGCCACGGGCCACGCCGAGGTCGGCACCGGCTCCGGCGACGTGCGGATCCGCGAGATCGACGGGACCGCCGTGCTCAAGAACTCCAACGGCGAGACCCGCGTCGGCGAGGTGACCGGGGACCTGCGGGTCAGCACCGCCAACGGCGACATCCTGGTCGACGTCGCACACACGGGCGTCGACGCGAAGACCGCCGCCGGCGACATCCGGATCGGCCAGGTCGTGCGCGACGCGGTCGTCCTCGAAACCGCGGTCGGCGAGATCGAGGTCGGCATCCGCGAGGGCAGCGCCGCGTGGCTGGTCCTCAACACCGTCACCGGCACCGTGCACAACACGCTCACCGCGGCCGACGGCCCCGGCGGGACCGACGAGACCGTCGAGGTCCGTGCTCGCTCCACCACCGGCGACATCGTCATCCGCCGGGCCTGA
- a CDS encoding FadR/GntR family transcriptional regulator: protein MPLATPRRAGLVDQVIEQLRTAVTQGEWPIGERIPTETELVEQLGVGRNTVREAVRALAHTGILEVRQGDGTYVRATSEVSGAIRRLCGPELREVLQVRRTLEVEGARLAAASRTDDEVAELRALLARRNREQRDGRWEDFARTDADFHLAVVRAGHNGLLTELYRGLTEVITASVAATSSITPGVGYVPEIGHEGLADAIADRDPDRAAAEACGFLDELLDRIERA, encoded by the coding sequence GTGCCTCTGGCCACCCCCCGGCGAGCAGGCCTCGTCGACCAGGTCATCGAGCAGCTGCGGACCGCGGTCACGCAGGGCGAATGGCCGATCGGCGAACGCATCCCGACCGAGACCGAGCTCGTCGAGCAGCTCGGCGTCGGGCGCAACACCGTCCGCGAGGCCGTGCGCGCGCTCGCGCACACCGGGATCCTCGAGGTCCGGCAGGGCGACGGCACCTACGTGCGCGCGACCAGCGAGGTGTCCGGGGCGATCCGCCGGCTGTGCGGGCCGGAACTGCGCGAAGTCCTGCAGGTCCGGCGCACCCTGGAGGTCGAAGGCGCCCGGCTGGCCGCGGCTTCGCGCACCGACGACGAGGTCGCCGAGCTGAGGGCACTCCTGGCTCGCCGCAACCGCGAGCAGCGCGACGGGCGCTGGGAGGACTTCGCGCGGACCGACGCCGACTTCCACCTGGCGGTCGTGCGTGCCGGGCACAACGGGCTGCTCACCGAGCTCTACCGCGGGCTGACCGAGGTCATCACGGCCAGCGTCGCGGCGACGTCGAGCATCACGCCGGGCGTCGGCTACGTGCCCGAGATCGGCCACGAAGGCCTCGCCGACGCCATCGCCGACCGCGATCCCGACCGGGCCGCGGCCGAAGCGTGCGGCTTCCTGGACGAGCTCCTGGACCGCATCGAACGCGCCTGA
- a CDS encoding CynX/NimT family MFS transporter has protein sequence MRVEHREPELDGVVATRTPGVVAAGALLTVAVVLTALNLRPAITGVGPMLAEMRADLGASVVWAGMLTTLPTLCFAGAGLAAPLLARRAGIGAAIAIALAALAAGLALRVLDGPAVVLGGTLVATAGIALINVLVPVVIKDSFPARIGVLTGVYTAALQGGGALGSAVTPRLGDAFGGWRPALGGWAVLAVVALLAWILAARGTGRAPRHAGAAEAGRSLLRNRLAWVVTVFFGLQAFYAYAAMGWFPQVLMDAGVSRGDAGLLFGLVSLIAVPISLVVAPMAARQRGQGPWIAGLGVFGFAGTAGLMLAPAWSPLLWSILVGLGMSVFSLALTVIALRARTGADTARLSGMAQGFGYLFAALGPFLFGLLHDVAGGWTVPLAMLLGLLLVQVVFGVLAGRHRFV, from the coding sequence ATGCGCGTCGAACACCGTGAACCCGAGCTGGACGGCGTCGTCGCCACGCGGACGCCGGGCGTGGTCGCGGCCGGGGCGCTGCTCACCGTCGCCGTGGTCCTGACCGCCCTCAACCTGCGCCCGGCCATCACCGGGGTCGGCCCGATGCTCGCCGAAATGCGCGCGGACCTGGGCGCGTCCGTGGTCTGGGCGGGCATGCTCACGACGTTGCCCACGCTCTGCTTCGCCGGTGCCGGCCTGGCCGCGCCGCTGCTCGCCCGCCGGGCCGGGATCGGCGCCGCCATCGCGATCGCACTTGCCGCGCTGGCGGCCGGGCTCGCGCTGCGCGTGCTCGACGGCCCGGCCGTGGTGCTCGGCGGAACGCTCGTCGCCACCGCCGGGATCGCCCTGATCAACGTGCTCGTCCCAGTGGTCATCAAGGACTCCTTCCCGGCCCGGATCGGCGTGCTGACCGGCGTCTACACCGCCGCGCTGCAGGGCGGCGGCGCGCTCGGGTCGGCGGTGACCCCGCGGCTCGGCGACGCGTTCGGCGGCTGGCGCCCGGCACTGGGTGGCTGGGCGGTGCTGGCCGTCGTCGCACTGCTGGCGTGGATTCTCGCAGCCCGCGGCACCGGCCGGGCACCGCGTCACGCCGGCGCCGCCGAAGCCGGACGGTCGCTGCTGCGCAACCGGCTGGCCTGGGTCGTCACCGTCTTCTTCGGCCTGCAGGCGTTCTACGCGTACGCGGCGATGGGCTGGTTCCCGCAGGTGCTGATGGACGCGGGCGTGTCGCGCGGCGACGCCGGGCTGCTGTTCGGCCTGGTCTCGCTGATCGCGGTGCCGATCAGCCTGGTCGTCGCGCCGATGGCGGCCCGGCAGCGCGGGCAGGGGCCGTGGATCGCAGGGCTGGGCGTGTTCGGCTTCGCCGGGACGGCCGGGCTGATGCTGGCCCCGGCGTGGTCGCCGCTGCTCTGGAGCATCCTCGTCGGGCTGGGGATGAGCGTGTTCTCACTGGCCCTGACCGTGATCGCGCTGCGCGCGCGGACCGGCGCGGACACCGCCCGGCTGTCCGGGATGGCGCAGGGCTTCGGCTACCTCTTCGCCGCGCTCGGGCCGTTCCTGTTCGGCCTGCTGCACGACGTCGCGGGCGGCTGGACCGTCCCGCTGGCGATGCTGCTCGGCCTGCTGCTGGTCCAGGTCGTGTTCGGCGTGCTGGCCGGCCGCCACCGCTTCGTCTGA
- a CDS encoding mycothione reductase has product MPHYDLVIVGTGSGNSILGPDFAGKKTAIVEKGTFGGTCLNVGCIPTKMFVYAADVAYTPSHSSKYGVDEELKGVRWRDIRDRIFGRIDPIAAGGAEYRRSHEDNANVDVYEGTGRFTGHKELRVSFADGRPDEVLSADRFVLAAGGRPVIPEIPGLDAVDYHTSDTVMRLDELPERIVILGGGYIAAEFAHVFASFGVHVTLVNRSGRLLRSEDDDVSERFTELASERFDVRLDRKTVRARKTDSGVALDLEGPQGAETVEGDLLLIATGRKPNSDLLDVAATGVTTLDSGHVVVDDYQETAVEGIYALGDLSSPHELKHVANHEARVVQHNLLHPGERITADHRFVPHAVFTHPQVASVGLTERKARALGVSYVVSKQDYAGIAYGWAMEDTTGFAKLLADPATGQLLGAHIIGPQASSVIQPLIQAMSFGLDARSMARGQYWIHPAMPELIENALLNLPLD; this is encoded by the coding sequence GTGCCCCACTACGACCTGGTGATCGTCGGGACGGGATCGGGGAACTCCATCCTCGGCCCGGACTTCGCCGGCAAGAAGACGGCGATCGTGGAGAAGGGCACCTTCGGCGGCACCTGCCTCAACGTCGGGTGCATCCCGACGAAGATGTTCGTGTACGCCGCCGATGTCGCGTACACGCCTTCGCACAGTTCGAAGTACGGCGTCGACGAAGAGCTGAAGGGCGTGCGCTGGCGCGACATCCGCGACCGCATCTTCGGCCGGATCGACCCGATCGCCGCGGGCGGCGCCGAGTACCGCCGCAGCCACGAAGACAACGCGAACGTCGACGTCTACGAAGGCACCGGCCGTTTCACCGGGCACAAGGAGCTGCGCGTCAGCTTCGCCGACGGGCGCCCCGACGAGGTGCTGAGCGCCGACCGATTCGTGCTCGCCGCGGGCGGGCGCCCGGTGATCCCCGAGATCCCCGGCCTGGACGCCGTCGACTACCACACCTCCGACACGGTGATGCGGCTCGACGAGCTGCCCGAGCGGATCGTCATCCTCGGCGGCGGGTACATCGCCGCGGAGTTCGCGCACGTCTTCGCCTCCTTCGGCGTCCACGTCACGCTGGTCAACCGGTCCGGGCGGCTGCTGCGCTCGGAGGACGACGACGTCAGCGAGCGCTTCACCGAGCTGGCTTCGGAACGCTTCGACGTCCGGCTGGACCGCAAGACCGTACGGGCGCGCAAGACCGACAGTGGCGTCGCGCTCGATCTCGAAGGGCCGCAGGGCGCCGAGACCGTCGAGGGCGACCTGCTGCTGATCGCCACCGGCCGCAAGCCGAATTCGGATCTGCTGGACGTCGCCGCCACCGGTGTGACCACATTGGACAGTGGGCACGTCGTGGTGGACGACTACCAGGAGACCGCGGTCGAGGGCATCTACGCGCTCGGCGACCTTTCCTCGCCGCACGAGCTGAAGCACGTCGCGAACCACGAAGCGCGCGTGGTGCAGCACAACCTCCTGCACCCGGGCGAGCGGATCACCGCCGACCACCGGTTCGTGCCGCACGCGGTCTTCACCCACCCGCAGGTGGCGTCGGTCGGGCTCACCGAGCGGAAGGCCCGCGCGCTGGGTGTGTCCTATGTGGTCTCGAAGCAGGACTACGCGGGGATCGCCTACGGCTGGGCGATGGAGGACACCACGGGCTTCGCGAAGCTGCTGGCCGACCCGGCGACCGGGCAGCTGCTCGGCGCGCACATCATCGGGCCACAGGCGTCATCGGTGATCCAGCCGCTCATCCAGGCGATGAGCTTCGGCCTCGACGCCCGGAGCATGGCGCGCGGCCAGTACTGGATCCACCCCGCGATGCCGGAGCTGATCGAGAACGCCCTGCTCAACCTGCCCCTGGACTGA
- a CDS encoding M15 family metallopeptidase, whose protein sequence is MRRRAATAAWALLPLTLTACSPEVPSAPQPAPSVTTTTRVGTPPATTSSAPAVTWQVGTRPLPRRPDGFGEIEPTPPELVNRALPTKDLLPPPAGDHYAATIAAVPADVLARSTWRPACPVKATDLRYLTLSFWGFDGRAHTGEMLVNASGAAGIAKVFGMLFAARFPLEEMRVTSASELTAPPTGDGNTTSAFVCRPARGRTTWSAHAYGLAVDVDPFCNPYTQGDLVLPELASAYVDRSRVRPGMVLAGDATVRAFAAIGWSWGGNWHSPTDRMHFTATGH, encoded by the coding sequence ATGCGGCGGAGAGCGGCGACGGCGGCGTGGGCGCTTCTGCCCCTCACCCTGACCGCGTGCTCGCCGGAAGTCCCGTCGGCGCCGCAACCGGCCCCTTCGGTCACGACCACGACGAGAGTCGGCACCCCGCCGGCGACGACGTCGAGCGCGCCGGCCGTCACCTGGCAGGTGGGCACCCGTCCGCTCCCCCGCCGTCCCGACGGCTTCGGCGAGATCGAACCGACGCCACCCGAACTGGTGAACCGGGCACTTCCGACAAAAGACCTCCTGCCACCGCCGGCCGGCGACCACTACGCCGCGACGATCGCCGCCGTGCCCGCCGACGTCCTCGCGCGCAGCACGTGGCGGCCCGCCTGCCCGGTCAAGGCCACCGACCTCCGCTACCTGACGCTGTCCTTCTGGGGTTTCGACGGCCGCGCGCACACCGGCGAAATGCTGGTGAACGCCTCCGGCGCGGCGGGGATCGCCAAGGTGTTCGGGATGCTCTTCGCGGCCCGGTTCCCGCTGGAAGAGATGCGCGTGACCAGCGCGAGCGAGCTCACCGCGCCGCCGACCGGCGACGGCAACACGACCAGCGCGTTCGTCTGCCGCCCGGCGCGGGGCCGGACGACGTGGTCGGCGCACGCGTACGGGCTCGCCGTGGACGTCGACCCGTTCTGCAACCCCTACACCCAGGGCGACCTCGTGCTGCCCGAGCTGGCCTCGGCCTACGTCGACCGCTCGCGCGTCCGGCCGGGCATGGTCCTGGCCGGCGACGCGACCGTGCGCGCGTTCGCGGCGATCGGGTGGAGCTGGGGCGGGAACTGGCACAGCCCGACCGACCGGATGCACTTCACCGCCACCGGCCACTGA
- a CDS encoding S1 family peptidase: MSVKSRRSLLLACGALLAVAAVAVPVVVGTASAEQASANQPRIVGGNQASLADHPYAVYLTDAGGNQFCGAVIVSSTAVATAAHCAKAVAKQEIRVVAGREDKRTSDGEALGVSKVWISQGYSDPTQGGDVAVLTVRGQLGYRPAKLPESGDAGLYNKGTQATVLGWGRIADGGARSDYLRSAQVPVVSDSECRSDYTVYDQRSMVCAGYAEGGVDACQGDSGGPLVVGDTLIGIVSFGEGCAKAGKPGVYTRVSAYADDIKTQATPRLLG; the protein is encoded by the coding sequence ATGTCCGTGAAGTCCCGCCGATCCCTGCTGCTCGCGTGCGGCGCGCTCCTGGCGGTCGCGGCGGTGGCCGTTCCGGTCGTGGTCGGCACGGCGTCGGCGGAGCAGGCCTCCGCCAACCAGCCCCGGATCGTCGGCGGCAACCAGGCGTCCCTCGCCGACCACCCGTACGCGGTGTACCTGACCGACGCGGGCGGCAACCAGTTCTGCGGTGCGGTGATCGTCAGCTCCACGGCGGTGGCGACGGCGGCACACTGCGCCAAAGCGGTGGCGAAGCAGGAGATCCGCGTGGTGGCCGGCCGGGAGGACAAGCGCACCAGCGACGGCGAGGCCCTCGGCGTCTCGAAGGTCTGGATCAGCCAGGGCTACAGCGACCCGACCCAGGGCGGCGACGTCGCGGTGCTGACCGTCCGCGGCCAGCTCGGCTACCGGCCCGCGAAGCTGCCCGAAAGCGGTGACGCGGGGTTGTACAACAAGGGCACTCAGGCGACCGTGCTCGGCTGGGGCCGCATCGCCGACGGCGGCGCCCGCTCCGACTACCTCCGCAGCGCCCAGGTCCCGGTGGTCTCGGACAGTGAATGCCGCTCCGACTACACCGTCTACGACCAGCGGAGCATGGTGTGCGCGGGGTACGCCGAGGGCGGCGTCGACGCCTGCCAGGGCGACTCCGGCGGCCCGCTCGTCGTGGGCGACACGCTGATCGGGATTGTCTCTTTCGGTGAAGGCTGCGCCAAGGCGGGCAAGCCGGGCGTCTACACGCGCGTCTCGGCGTACGCGGACGACATCAAAACCCAGGCCACCCCCCGCCTGCTCGGCTGA
- a CDS encoding GNAT family N-acetyltransferase: protein MPTLHDATGPELTAAQLHEILRLRAEVFVVEQKAAYLDVDGHDLRPDTRHLWFEEDTGVTAYLRVLLDPDGVRRIGRVVTAAQARGRGLAAGLMDAALTVPGEYVLEAQTYVQGFYARYGFVAEGPEYIDEDGIPHIKMRRLPH from the coding sequence ATGCCGACTCTGCACGACGCGACCGGTCCCGAGCTGACCGCTGCCCAGCTGCACGAAATCCTCCGCCTGCGCGCCGAAGTCTTCGTCGTGGAGCAGAAGGCCGCGTACCTCGACGTCGACGGCCACGATCTGCGGCCGGACACCCGGCACCTGTGGTTCGAGGAGGACACCGGCGTCACGGCGTACCTGCGGGTCCTGCTCGACCCGGACGGCGTCCGCCGCATCGGCCGCGTGGTCACGGCCGCGCAGGCGCGCGGCCGGGGCCTGGCGGCCGGGCTGATGGACGCGGCCCTGACGGTCCCCGGCGAGTACGTCCTCGAGGCCCAGACATACGTCCAGGGCTTCTACGCCCGCTACGGCTTCGTCGCGGAAGGCCCGGAGTACATCGACGAAGACGGAATCCCCCACATTAAAATGCGCCGCCTCCCGCACTAG
- a CDS encoding 8-amino-7-oxononanoate synthase: MTTPPTPPPDEVFDWLDIEAEKRANAGLVRQLRPRPARADELDLAGNDYLGLARDKRVAGASAAAALRWGAGSTGSRLVTGSTELHTELELELARFCGAQAALVFSSGFTANLGAVTALSGSESAIVTDKYIHASLIEGCRLSRADVAAVAHSTPSAIEHALATRRKPRALVVTDSVFSVDGDLAPLGELAGICRSHGAALLVDDAHGFGVLGEGGRGAVHAAGLSSAPDVVTTLTLSKSLGAQGGAVVGPRRVIKHLVDTARSFIFDTALAPASAAAALAALHALKEEPGLAEKVVENAGNLAMSLKAAGLKASLPDAAVISVQAPSAEAAVAWAAACAEQGIRVGCFRPPSVPDGISRLRLTARADLTESDVDRAVKVITATAPRGALA, encoded by the coding sequence GTGACTACGCCGCCGACGCCCCCGCCCGACGAGGTTTTCGACTGGCTCGACATCGAGGCGGAGAAGCGCGCGAACGCGGGACTCGTGCGGCAGCTGCGGCCGCGTCCGGCCCGGGCCGACGAGCTGGACCTGGCGGGCAATGACTACCTCGGGCTGGCCCGCGACAAGCGCGTCGCCGGGGCCTCCGCGGCCGCCGCGCTGCGCTGGGGCGCGGGTTCGACCGGATCCCGGCTGGTCACCGGATCGACCGAGCTGCACACCGAACTGGAGCTGGAGCTCGCCCGGTTCTGCGGCGCGCAGGCAGCGCTCGTGTTCTCCTCCGGTTTCACCGCGAACCTCGGCGCGGTGACGGCGCTGTCCGGGTCCGAATCCGCGATCGTCACCGACAAGTACATCCACGCGTCGCTGATCGAGGGCTGCCGGCTGTCGCGGGCCGACGTCGCCGCGGTCGCGCACTCGACGCCGTCGGCGATCGAGCACGCGCTGGCGACCCGGCGCAAGCCGCGGGCGCTGGTGGTGACCGACTCGGTGTTCTCGGTCGACGGCGACCTCGCGCCGCTCGGCGAGCTGGCCGGGATCTGCCGTTCGCACGGCGCGGCGCTGCTGGTGGACGACGCGCACGGCTTCGGCGTCCTCGGCGAGGGTGGCCGGGGCGCGGTCCACGCGGCCGGGCTGTCGAGCGCACCCGACGTCGTCACGACGTTGACGCTGTCGAAGTCCCTCGGCGCCCAGGGCGGCGCGGTGGTGGGGCCGCGTCGCGTGATCAAGCACCTCGTGGACACGGCTCGCAGCTTCATCTTCGACACCGCTCTGGCGCCCGCGAGCGCCGCGGCCGCCTTGGCCGCGTTGCACGCGCTGAAGGAGGAGCCGGGTCTGGCGGAGAAGGTGGTCGAGAACGCGGGCAACCTGGCGATGTCGCTGAAGGCGGCCGGGTTGAAGGCGAGCCTGCCGGACGCCGCCGTCATCTCGGTCCAGGCGCCGTCCGCGGAGGCGGCGGTCGCGTGGGCCGCGGCTTGTGCCGAACAGGGCATCCGCGTCGGGTGCTTCCGGCCGCCGTCGGTGCCGGACGGGATCTCGCGGCTGCGGCTGACCGCGCGGGCCGACCTCACGGAGTCCGATGTGGACCGTGCGGTGAAGGTGATCACCGCGACGGCGCCGCGGGGTGCGCTCGCCTGA
- a CDS encoding DEAD/DEAH box helicase has translation MTVTFNSGPSSTSAHAGRPDRKPRTRPAGGDMLRDDAVELVATKTFAELGLPEPLLRALSEAGINSPFPIQSATIPDALAGRDVLGRAQTGSGKTLAFGLAMLARLADGKARPKRPRALILVPTRELAMQVADSLTPLAKSLGLWCRTAVGGMAFARQADALSRGVDLLIATPGRLSDHVRQGTAHLGDCNFIALDEADQMADMGFMPQVREIMDLTPPGGQRLLFSATLDGDVNRLVKQYLSDPVTHSVAPSTASVTTMDHHVLQVSHQDKQDVIVQIGAREGRTIMFVRTKHHVDRLAERLREQGVNAAALHGGKTQGQRNRVLADFKEGHTPVLVATDVAARGIHVDDISLVLHVDPAADHKDYLHRAGRTARAGASGVVVTVVTNDQRRMVRRLTDRAGVRAESTTVRPGDAELSRITGAKEPSGEPVVERRRESPRRGGGGYRGGERGGGYSRGGERSHTGGDRDRGGERGGDRGGYRGGDREGRPGGFGGRGRQPRSGNGGGYGRPSRGPRRGYDS, from the coding sequence GTGACCGTCACGTTCAACTCCGGCCCTTCCTCGACGTCCGCTCACGCGGGCCGTCCCGACCGCAAGCCGCGCACCCGCCCGGCCGGCGGGGACATGCTGCGCGACGACGCGGTCGAGCTTGTGGCCACCAAGACCTTCGCCGAGCTGGGCCTGCCGGAGCCGCTGCTCCGCGCGCTCAGCGAGGCGGGCATCAACAGCCCGTTCCCGATCCAGTCCGCGACCATCCCGGACGCCCTGGCCGGCCGCGACGTGCTGGGCCGCGCCCAGACCGGCTCCGGCAAGACCCTCGCCTTCGGCCTGGCCATGCTGGCCCGGCTCGCCGACGGCAAGGCCCGTCCGAAGCGCCCCCGCGCGCTGATCCTCGTCCCGACCCGCGAGCTGGCCATGCAGGTCGCCGACTCGCTGACCCCGCTGGCCAAGTCGCTCGGCCTGTGGTGCCGCACGGCCGTCGGCGGCATGGCCTTCGCCCGCCAGGCCGACGCGCTGTCCCGCGGCGTCGACCTGCTGATCGCCACGCCGGGCCGGCTGTCGGACCACGTCCGCCAGGGCACCGCGCACCTGGGCGACTGCAACTTCATCGCCCTCGACGAGGCCGACCAGATGGCGGACATGGGCTTCATGCCGCAGGTCCGCGAGATCATGGACCTCACGCCGCCGGGCGGGCAGCGGCTGCTGTTCTCGGCGACGCTCGACGGTGACGTCAACCGCCTGGTCAAGCAGTACCTGAGCGACCCGGTGACGCACTCGGTCGCGCCGTCGACCGCCAGCGTGACGACCATGGACCACCACGTGCTCCAGGTCTCGCACCAGGACAAGCAGGACGTCATCGTCCAGATCGGCGCCCGCGAGGGCCGCACGATCATGTTCGTGCGCACCAAGCACCACGTCGACCGTCTCGCCGAGCGGCTGCGCGAGCAGGGCGTGAACGCGGCGGCGCTGCACGGTGGGAAGACGCAGGGACAGCGCAACCGCGTCCTCGCCGACTTCAAGGAAGGCCACACCCCGGTGCTGGTCGCGACGGACGTCGCGGCTCGCGGCATCCACGTCGACGACATCTCGCTGGTGCTGCACGTCGACCCGGCGGCCGACCACAAGGACTACCTGCACCGCGCGGGCCGCACGGCACGCGCCGGGGCGTCCGGGGTCGTCGTCACGGTGGTCACCAACGACCAGCGCCGGATGGTCCGCCGGCTGACCGACCGCGCCGGCGTGCGCGCCGAGTCGACCACGGTCCGCCCGGGCGACGCCGAGCTGTCCCGCATCACCGGCGCCAAGGAGCCCAGCGGCGAGCCGGTCGTCGAGCGGCGGCGCGAAAGCCCGCGTCGCGGTGGCGGCGGTTACCGCGGCGGCGAGCGCGGCGGCGGCTACAGCCGCGGTGGCGAGCGCAGCCACACCGGCGGCGACCGTGACCGTGGCGGCGAGCGCGGCGGCGACCGCGGTGGTTACCGCGGCGGCGACCGCGAAGGCCGTCCCGGCGGCTTCGGCGGCCGCGGCCGTCAGCCCCGGTCGGGCAACGGCGGTGGCTACGGCCGCCCGAGCCGTGGCCCGCGTCGCGGCTACGACAGCTGA
- a CDS encoding serine protein kinase RIO — protein MRQHDFEDSDLFDEQPSRHREARSRRRGRLDEPEPTRSGRLTEGERVRLAKLRDDAYTERLLPDGADRWSTWDDAEHGPLPRPDWVVTELAAVDTDLGVLKTGKEADVHLLRRGLPGTPGTLLAAKRYRSDEHKLFHRDAGYLEGRRMRRSREMRAIEHRTTFGRNLIAEQWAVAEFAALSRLWTLGAPVPYPVQREGTELLLEFLGEDDGSAAPRLAQVRPDPGELKDLWFQATAALELLASEGLAHGDLSAYNLLVHRGRLMVIDLPQVVDVVANPGGVEFLARDVRNLAGWFHGRGLGEHVTNTGELLAELVSTAGIG, from the coding sequence GTGCGCCAGCACGACTTCGAAGACTCCGACCTGTTCGACGAACAACCGTCCCGCCACCGCGAAGCGCGTTCGCGGCGGCGCGGGCGGCTCGACGAACCCGAACCCACGCGCAGCGGCCGGCTGACCGAAGGCGAACGCGTCCGCCTCGCGAAGCTGCGCGATGACGCCTACACCGAACGCCTGCTGCCCGACGGCGCCGACCGCTGGTCCACCTGGGACGACGCCGAGCACGGCCCGCTCCCCCGGCCGGACTGGGTCGTCACCGAGCTCGCCGCAGTCGACACCGACCTCGGCGTGCTCAAGACCGGCAAGGAGGCCGACGTCCACCTGCTGCGGCGGGGCCTGCCCGGCACTCCCGGCACCCTGCTCGCGGCGAAGCGCTACCGCAGCGACGAACACAAGCTGTTCCACCGCGACGCGGGCTACCTCGAAGGACGGCGGATGCGCCGGTCCCGCGAGATGCGCGCGATCGAGCACCGCACGACGTTCGGCCGCAACCTCATCGCCGAACAGTGGGCCGTCGCGGAGTTCGCCGCGCTGAGTCGCTTGTGGACGCTCGGCGCGCCGGTCCCGTACCCGGTGCAGCGCGAGGGGACGGAACTGCTGCTCGAGTTCCTCGGCGAGGACGACGGCTCGGCCGCACCCCGCCTGGCCCAGGTCCGCCCGGACCCGGGCGAGCTGAAGGACCTGTGGTTCCAGGCCACCGCGGCGCTCGAGCTGCTCGCCTCCGAGGGGCTCGCGCACGGCGACCTCTCGGCGTACAACCTGCTGGTGCACCGCGGCCGGCTGATGGTGATCGACCTGCCCCAGGTCGTCGACGTCGTCGCCAACCCCGGCGGTGTCGAGTTCCTGGCGCGGGACGTGCGCAACCTGGCCGGCTGGTTCCACGGCCGCGGCCTCGGTGAGCACGTCACGAATACCGGAGAACTGCTGGCAGAGCTGGTATCCACCGCCGGGATCGGGTGA